Part of the Brevibacillus brevis genome is shown below.
GATGGCGCGGCTTGTCGTTGAAACGGACGACTTTGTCTTCGATCGACGGGCAGTAACGCGGACCCGTGCCTTCGATCATCCCGGAATACATCGGTGCCCGGTGCAAATTGCCGTTGATCAGCTCATGTGTCTGTTCATTCGTATACGTCAGCCAGCAAGGTAGCTGATCCATGATAAACTCGGTCGTTTCATAGGAAAATGCACGTGGGACCTCATCTCCCGGCTGGATCTCCATTTTGCTAAAGTCGACGCTGCTTTTATGCACACGTGGCGGCGTACCTGTTTTAAAGCGCGTCATTTCAAAGCCGAGCTCCTTCAGGTGATGGGCCAGACGAATGGAAGGACGCATGTTGTTGGGGCCGCTTTCGTACTGCAAATCGCCCAAAATGATTTTTCCGCGCAGATACGTTCCCGTCGTCAGCACGACCGATTTTGCTTTGTAGCGAGCTCCTGTCTGCGTCACTACGCCTTCGCATACCCCGTCATTTACGATCAGCTCTTCCACCATCGCCTGGCGCAAAAGCAGATTCGGCGTGTTCTCAATGGTGCGTTTCATTTCATGCTGATAGGCGAATTTGTCCGCCTGCGCACGCAGCGCATGGACGGCAGGTCCTTTTCCCGTATTCAGCATGCGCATCTGGATGTGCGTTTTGTCTGTGTTTCGGCCCATCTCTCCGCCGAGCGCATCGATTTCACGCACGACATGCCCTTTGGCGGGACCGCCGACAGAAGGGTTGCACGGCATAAAAGCGACTGCATCGAGGTTGATGGTCAAAAGCAAGGTGCTGCAACCCATGCGGGCAGCCGCCAATGCCGCTTCACACCCCGCATGCCCTGCCCCAATCACGATGACATCAAACGAGCCAGCTTCATACATAGGTACCGCGTTCACTTTGTTTTCCTCCTCTTTTACTTGCCCAGACAGAACTGGGAGAAAATCTGGTCGATCAAATCTTCGCCGACGCTTTCCCCGATGACCTCTCCGAGCAGTTCCCACGCTTTTTTGATGTCGATCTGGATCATGTCGACAGGCATCTGCCCGTCGATCCCTGCGAGTGCATCGTCAATCGCCTGCTCTGCCTGACGCAGCAAATGAATATGCCGAGCGTTGCTGACGTAGGTCAGATCGTCCTGCTGGACGCGGCCGCTGAAGAAAATGTCGCCGATCGCCTGCTCCAAGAGCTCGATTCCGGTCTCTTCCCGCGCCGAAGTCATAATCAACGGCTGCTGTGGAAAATGTCGTTTGACTTCTTCCAAATCGATCTTTTGCGGAAGATCGAACTTGTTTACGATCACGATGACCGAAAACCCTTTCGCCGCCTCAAAGATTGCGTAATCGTCAGGACTGAGCGGTTCGTTGTAATTGAGCACGAGCAGCACCAGGTCAGCTTTCTGCAACAGCTGTCTGGACTTCTCGACACCAATCTTTTCTACAATATCTTCCGTATCGCGAATTCCCGCAGTATCAATCAACCTCAACGGCACTCCACGAACATTGACGTACTCTTCGATCACATCCCGTGTCGTTCCGGCGACATCGGTGACGATCGCCTTTTCCTCTTGCACCAGGCTATTTAACAGAGAGGACTTTCCGACATTCGGACGGCCGATAATCGCGGTAGACAAGCCTTCCCGCAGAATTTTCCCTTGTTTGGCCGTCTGCAGCAGCCGCTTGATCTCGGCTTTTACCTCCTCGCACTTGCTCCGCAAGAAATTCTGGGTAAATTCCTCGACATCGTGCTCCGGATAATCGAGCGTCACCTCGATATGAGCCATGGCTTCGATCAAATTTTGCCGCAGCTGCCGAATCAGTCGGGACAGCTTTCCCTCCACCTGATTCAACGCCACCTTCATCGCCCTGTCCGTTTTCGCCCGGATCAAGTCGATGACAGCCTCTGCCTGAGACAAATCGACCCGTCCGTTGAGAAACGCACGCTTGGTAAACTCGCCCGGCTCCGCCAATCTGGCCCCGTTTTCCAGAATCAAATCCAGTACGCGCTCGACTGAAACGATTCCTCCATGGCAATTGACCTCCACGACATCCTCACGCGTAAACGTACGCGGCGCCTTCATGACCGAAACCAGTACTTCTTCGACCAGGCCGCCTGTCTGTGGATCGTGCAAATGTCCGTAGTGTATCGTATGGCTGTCCACAGTGGACAACTTGTTCTTTCCTTTGTATATCTTATCCACAACTTCGATCGCCTCCGGTCCGCTTACCCGGATCACGGCGATGCCGCCCTCACCCATCGGTGTCGCGACCGCCGCTATCGTATCGAATTTCATGCTGTTCACCTCAAGCTTTCCCTTGACACATGTAAGCCACTAACATACTAGCTTAACAGATCGCTTCGAAAAATACCAAAAGAAAGTGCAGACCTCTGTCAGCTCCCAGCCAAACAGGAAAAAGCAACCCTGCGTTTCAAGGTTGCTCTCCGCATCTCTTATCCACAGTATAGTCTTTTTCTTTTGCAGGCAACCATCGGAAAGCTTATCCACAGTGGACAACTCAAGCTTGCCTCGAGATCTCCGTTTGCGTGCCAGCTGCTTTTTGGAACTGACAGCAGACTCGACTATTTTTTCCTGACACCAATAAAAAAAAGGAAGCCTACCTGGAGGCTTCCTTCGGTGCGATGACAATGTAGCGATTCGGTTCGTCCCCTTCGCTGTAGGTGACGACATCCGAACGTTTTTGCAGATAGGCGTGGATGATTTTTCTCTCTGCGGCCGACATCGGCTCCAGTCGAACGTCACGCCTGGTAGACTGAGCTTTTTTCGCGACTCTCTCCGCCAGCTGCTCCAATGTTTCCTTGCGGCGCAGCCGGTAGTTTTCCGCGTCCAACGTGATGCGCACATGTTTGTCCGCATGACGGTTTGCTACGACATTTACGAGATACTGCAGTGAATCAAGCGTTTGCCCCCTACGGCCAATGATGATTCCCAGATTCGTCCCCTGGATGTCAAACAGTACGCCTTCTTCGTTTGAACGTACTTCCACATGGGCATCCACCTTCATGTTGGACAGTACGTCCTGAAGGAAATCGCGCCCTTGTGCAACCGGATCAAAATGAAATTCCACTTCCACTTTGGCGTCCTTGGTGCCGATCAGGCCAAACAGTCCCCTGCTCGGTTCCTCCAGTACGCGAACACTCGCCTTATCACGAGGCACACCCAACTCCAGCAAAGCTTTCTGTACAGCATCGTCTATCGTTTTTGCCGTAGCGACCACCTTTTTCACTTGGAGGCTCCCTCCTTAGGAGTAAGCTTTTTGCCTTTATCACGATACAGGAAATAGGTTTGCACGATGGTGAACAGGTTGCCGTACACCCAGTACAGGGAAAGCGCCGACGGCAATGTCACTGCGATGGCCAGGATCATCAGCGGCATCATGACGAGCATCATTTGCATCTGCGGATTGCCCTGATTCGCTTGTCCCATCATTTTTGACTGCAGATAAGTCGTGACCGCTGCCACGACAGGCAGAATATAATACGGGTCCTTTGCGCCCAGTGTCAGCCACAGGAACGTTTGCGACTTGATTTCCGCCGTTCGGATAATCGCGTGGTAGAACGCAATCAGAATCGGCATTTGCACCAGCATCGGCAAGCAACCGGCCAGAGGATTCACGCCATTCTTCTGGAAGATGGCCATCGTCTCCTGCTGCGCCTTCTGCGGATCGTTTTTGTACTTCTCGCGGATTTTCTGCATTTCCGGCTGGAGCTCCTGCATTTTCTTGGAGCTCTTGATCTGCTTGACCATCAAAGGAAGCACGATCAAACGGATGATGATGGTGGCTACCAGAATACCCAGTCCGTAGTTGTTGCCGAGCACCATAGCACTCTCTTTAATTAACCAGGACAAGGGATATACCAGGTACTTGTCCCAGATGCCGGTCGCGTCAGGGCCGATCGGTGCTGCCGCTTGAGGGTTACAGCCCGACAATACGAGAACCAGCAAGGTCAGCATAAGCATGCTGAGGGTACGTCTGCTCAAG
Proteins encoded:
- the yidC gene encoding membrane protein insertase YidC, which gives rise to MSRRTLSMLMLTLLVLVLSGCNPQAAAPIGPDATGIWDKYLVYPLSWLIKESAMVLGNNYGLGILVATIIIRLIVLPLMVKQIKSSKKMQELQPEMQKIREKYKNDPQKAQQETMAIFQKNGVNPLAGCLPMLVQMPILIAFYHAIIRTAEIKSQTFLWLTLGAKDPYYILPVVAAVTTYLQSKMMGQANQGNPQMQMMLVMMPLMILAIAVTLPSALSLYWVYGNLFTIVQTYFLYRDKGKKLTPKEGASK
- the jag gene encoding RNA-binding cell elongation regulator Jag/EloR, which codes for MKKVVATAKTIDDAVQKALLELGVPRDKASVRVLEEPSRGLFGLIGTKDAKVEVEFHFDPVAQGRDFLQDVLSNMKVDAHVEVRSNEEGVLFDIQGTNLGIIIGRRGQTLDSLQYLVNVVANRHADKHVRITLDAENYRLRRKETLEQLAERVAKKAQSTRRDVRLEPMSAAERKIIHAYLQKRSDVVTYSEGDEPNRYIVIAPKEASR
- the mnmE gene encoding tRNA uridine-5-carboxymethylaminomethyl(34) synthesis GTPase MnmE, yielding MKFDTIAAVATPMGEGGIAVIRVSGPEAIEVVDKIYKGKNKLSTVDSHTIHYGHLHDPQTGGLVEEVLVSVMKAPRTFTREDVVEVNCHGGIVSVERVLDLILENGARLAEPGEFTKRAFLNGRVDLSQAEAVIDLIRAKTDRAMKVALNQVEGKLSRLIRQLRQNLIEAMAHIEVTLDYPEHDVEEFTQNFLRSKCEEVKAEIKRLLQTAKQGKILREGLSTAIIGRPNVGKSSLLNSLVQEEKAIVTDVAGTTRDVIEEYVNVRGVPLRLIDTAGIRDTEDIVEKIGVEKSRQLLQKADLVLLVLNYNEPLSPDDYAIFEAAKGFSVIVIVNKFDLPQKIDLEEVKRHFPQQPLIMTSAREETGIELLEQAIGDIFFSGRVQQDDLTYVSNARHIHLLRQAEQAIDDALAGIDGQMPVDMIQIDIKKAWELLGEVIGESVGEDLIDQIFSQFCLGK